A single window of Leptospira inadai serovar Lyme str. 10 DNA harbors:
- a CDS encoding LA_3751/LA_3752 family putative glycosyltransferase, with protein sequence MFQAASSRLISFGNTAKGFMTLGVVFLLFFLAWQYQTGIRVGDGAIKQQQVADLLIQGFPDFSCRYFGKNFDPEFRFLPLTMEKGATMVHAYKGKCYYVFPFYYAAIQAPFVFILGRFGSFLVSLIFGTLTLRSLYLLSQELKLGDKFRFLFLFFLLFGSTFTLFATDLSEYIISIGTVTYGFYFLFRNHENEKTRDAIFAGLLFGFAAFFRQEVVLLAGSLILAQAILKPKDIRLVWFPPTFGILFLIQALCNYMVVGHPLGSRGYLQSFNSQEYDVFAQAAFLWELLAFGHGSLGLLGAYPILIFTWKYAFAKSEHRIAYIGILFFILFSAILTSTKFWQGVLFGPRFLLTVTPILLLYAIKSLEEAGVFRRKIHRIVSISLISYSIIGSLTYDVLYRKFTKSIIEERRELDSFSEKVIIYRNGSALFPPNSFETERMVFELPNEKEFDILLNGLYKSGIGKFTMIGAKDFYSADALIPRSREFEISRIAFRKSPSINMETAEFRPTLK encoded by the coding sequence ATGTTCCAAGCCGCATCGTCTCGACTGATTTCCTTCGGAAATACGGCAAAAGGATTCATGACCTTAGGTGTGGTCTTTCTACTCTTTTTCTTGGCGTGGCAATATCAGACAGGCATCCGAGTCGGAGACGGCGCGATTAAGCAACAACAAGTTGCGGATCTGCTCATCCAAGGGTTTCCCGATTTTTCCTGCAGATATTTCGGAAAAAATTTCGATCCGGAATTTCGTTTTTTACCCTTAACGATGGAAAAAGGCGCGACGATGGTTCATGCTTACAAGGGCAAATGCTATTACGTCTTTCCTTTTTACTACGCGGCGATTCAGGCGCCTTTCGTTTTTATTCTGGGTAGGTTCGGAAGTTTTCTCGTTTCCTTAATTTTCGGCACGTTAACTCTTCGCTCGCTGTATTTGCTAAGCCAGGAATTGAAACTCGGCGATAAGTTTCGATTTCTTTTCCTGTTCTTTCTGTTATTCGGTTCCACATTTACTCTGTTTGCGACCGACTTATCGGAGTATATTATTTCGATCGGAACAGTTACGTACGGTTTTTATTTTTTATTTCGCAATCATGAAAATGAAAAGACTCGGGATGCGATTTTTGCAGGACTATTATTCGGATTTGCGGCTTTCTTTCGCCAGGAGGTGGTCTTACTTGCAGGATCCTTAATCTTGGCTCAGGCTATCCTAAAACCGAAGGATATTCGCCTAGTTTGGTTCCCTCCTACCTTCGGAATTCTGTTTTTGATCCAGGCACTCTGTAATTATATGGTAGTGGGACATCCCCTCGGATCGAGAGGATATCTTCAATCCTTTAACTCCCAGGAATACGATGTGTTTGCACAAGCGGCTTTTCTCTGGGAACTACTAGCGTTCGGGCACGGTTCTTTGGGGCTACTCGGAGCCTACCCGATTTTGATTTTTACCTGGAAATATGCGTTTGCAAAGAGTGAGCATCGAATAGCGTATATCGGAATTCTTTTTTTCATCCTTTTCTCGGCAATTTTGACTTCCACAAAATTCTGGCAGGGTGTTTTATTCGGTCCTCGTTTTTTACTGACTGTCACTCCTATCCTTCTTCTTTACGCGATAAAATCCCTGGAAGAAGCCGGAGTCTTCCGGAGGAAAATTCACCGGATCGTTTCAATTTCGCTTATATCCTATTCCATAATCGGCTCCCTTACCTATGATGTTCTTTATAGAAAATTTACGAAATCCATCATCGAAGAACGCCGGGAATTGGATTCATTCTCCGAAAAGGTAATCATCTATCGTAACGGCTCCGCCTTATTTCCGCCGAATTCCTTCGAAACGGAAAGAATGGTATTCGAACTCCCGAACGAGAAGGAATTCGATATCCTTTTGAACGGGCTTTATAAATCCGGTATAGGAAAATTTACGATGATCGGCGCTAAAGATTTTTATTCTGCCGACGCCTTGATCCCTCGTTCGCGCGAATTCGAAATTTCCAGGATAGCTTTCAGAAAAAGCCCTTCCATCAACATGGAAACCGCGGAATTTCGGCCGACTTTAAAATGA
- a CDS encoding LA_3751/LA_3752 family putative glycosyltransferase, translating into MSLTTKIRRSLVLFLLAFVLFGSVAYLKPQYSFNWDIHNKAVQSFSLLKNRFLSEELFYPGRVADPEFRYFPQQGNVFLQIQGRNLSAFPIAFAAISAPWIWLLGLSSLPYASAFGLLLSLFVFAKYWKPTSFVLMTAVFATFLWILGVEYSEHSVFILFSLLALTFTVKVRSEGEWRILFAGMLCGLTVWFRHEGLVYCASLATWIFLTEPKTKFKFPSRVLLFCTGAGITVGAFLLFNYFDYGHPLGPRYLINREGLGVPFVMRLEWAKSLLFFGGFKLGYFGYMPAALILFPILLFSWKKLSRNNRLIFGSTITYIFSVLAIVPNDGFTNWGPRFFGPVVFPFVILFSKYFYYMKKKRKYRALQFVLLLCIGFSFLMGILGIKFIAEGRKQQTLNNRLYNSTETDIWIFPDDSIAYMSGTDYFHKIIFRVSKTSDLEILFPKLKANWPQAKVGLFHMDLDKIDARMKEAMKTNPAFAESFRKTVWNDVELERIVRTYLIAPKDIRSDRIRIWTGSLNSRPPK; encoded by the coding sequence ATGTCTCTTACTACAAAAATCCGAAGAAGCCTCGTCCTCTTTCTTTTAGCGTTTGTCCTGTTCGGATCGGTGGCCTATTTAAAACCGCAATATTCATTCAATTGGGACATTCACAACAAAGCTGTTCAGTCCTTCTCGTTATTGAAAAACCGATTTCTTTCCGAAGAATTATTTTATCCGGGCCGGGTCGCCGATCCTGAATTTCGGTACTTTCCTCAACAGGGAAATGTCTTTCTGCAAATTCAAGGCAGGAACTTGAGCGCCTTCCCGATAGCATTCGCTGCGATTTCGGCTCCGTGGATTTGGCTTCTAGGATTGTCGTCCTTACCGTATGCGAGCGCTTTCGGCCTGCTGCTTTCCTTATTCGTTTTCGCGAAATACTGGAAGCCGACTTCGTTCGTTTTAATGACCGCAGTATTTGCGACTTTCCTATGGATTCTCGGTGTAGAATATTCAGAGCACAGCGTTTTTATTTTATTTTCGTTACTAGCATTAACGTTTACTGTTAAAGTACGAAGTGAAGGGGAATGGAGGATTCTTTTCGCAGGCATGCTTTGCGGCTTAACGGTTTGGTTCCGTCATGAGGGCCTCGTTTATTGCGCCAGCCTCGCAACATGGATTTTCTTAACCGAACCGAAGACAAAATTCAAGTTTCCCTCGCGCGTTTTACTTTTTTGTACCGGTGCGGGAATTACGGTCGGAGCCTTTCTTCTTTTTAATTATTTCGATTACGGTCATCCATTGGGTCCTCGATACCTGATCAATCGCGAAGGATTGGGTGTGCCGTTCGTGATGCGGCTCGAGTGGGCAAAAAGCCTATTATTTTTTGGCGGATTTAAACTCGGATATTTCGGTTATATGCCGGCGGCCTTGATTCTCTTTCCGATTCTTCTTTTTTCCTGGAAAAAATTATCCCGCAATAATCGCCTTATCTTCGGGTCCACGATTACTTATATTTTTTCTGTGCTCGCAATCGTGCCGAACGATGGATTCACGAATTGGGGACCTCGTTTTTTCGGACCCGTCGTTTTTCCTTTCGTGATTCTTTTTTCTAAATACTTTTATTATATGAAAAAAAAACGTAAGTACCGTGCGCTTCAATTCGTTTTGCTCCTTTGTATCGGATTTTCCTTTTTGATGGGAATTTTAGGGATCAAATTCATCGCGGAGGGTCGAAAACAACAGACTCTCAATAATCGATTGTATAATTCTACGGAAACGGATATCTGGATTTTTCCCGACGACTCGATTGCCTACATGTCCGGAACGGATTACTTTCACAAAATCATATTCCGAGTATCTAAAACTTCCGATTTGGAGATTCTTTTCCCGAAACTCAAAGCGAATTGGCCGCAAGCCAAAGTCGGACTCTTTCATATGGATCTGGATAAAATAGATGCAAGAATGAAGGAGGCGATGAAAACCAACCCGGCATTCGCGGAAAGTTTCCGGAAGACGGTATGGAACGATGTCGAACTGGAAAGAATCGTTCGGACGTATTTAATCGCGCCCAAAGATATTCGTTCGGATCGTATTCGAATATGGACGGGAAGTTTAAACAGCCGGCCTCCGAAATAA
- a CDS encoding EAL domain-containing protein, whose protein sequence is MGESQSLWTVDRWKEWFSSGELVPFFQPILSVENDSIFGFEALGRFRDQNNTIHSLGPFFLSEPSHTFSPEERIRFHDLKRDVDRSIRTKALQILSESANLPPNTKLFLNISPTFMQDYLISGSNDDPYTLKSAKSIGVDPRKIVIEIVEEHFSGEIAQLKPLINLYKREGFLVAIDDLGARSSNLDRIGALHPDIIKVDLGLIRSSVDSRNFQEILFTLSRLAESLGCSLLFEGIETETELYNALTYGARFLQGFYFAEPSPNLIDISGLSIRFSQLHELFFSYKKYQLLRRIKKERELEDRLESAGIQVSSEQEFLKIRIRNAYLLKDSVFRMYVTDQEGRQLSPNYTELSQEIMQEDESYLGRNWSWRPYFLEQFYKNAKNPSEGWIASNPYFDLDSRILLVTYSRRLSEGNVLFVDVRMWDFP, encoded by the coding sequence ATGGGTGAAAGCCAGAGCCTATGGACAGTCGATCGGTGGAAAGAATGGTTTTCTAGCGGCGAACTTGTCCCGTTTTTCCAACCCATTCTTTCGGTGGAAAACGATTCGATCTTCGGTTTCGAAGCGCTCGGTCGATTTAGGGATCAAAACAATACTATCCATAGCCTAGGTCCCTTCTTTCTATCGGAACCTTCCCATACGTTTTCCCCGGAGGAAAGAATTCGATTTCACGACTTAAAGCGGGACGTGGATCGTTCGATTCGAACCAAGGCGCTTCAAATCCTGTCGGAGAGCGCAAATTTACCTCCGAATACGAAACTATTCCTGAATATTTCCCCCACGTTTATGCAGGACTACCTCATATCCGGCTCGAACGATGATCCGTATACTTTAAAATCCGCGAAATCCATCGGGGTCGATCCCCGGAAAATCGTCATCGAGATCGTCGAGGAGCATTTTTCGGGAGAAATCGCTCAGTTAAAACCATTGATAAATCTTTATAAAAGAGAAGGTTTTCTTGTCGCGATCGACGATTTGGGCGCAAGATCTTCCAATCTGGATCGAATCGGCGCCCTCCATCCGGATATTATAAAAGTCGATTTGGGATTGATACGAAGCTCGGTGGATTCCAGAAATTTTCAGGAAATCCTTTTTACCCTGTCCAGACTGGCGGAAAGTTTGGGCTGCTCCTTATTATTCGAGGGAATCGAAACCGAAACGGAGTTATACAACGCTCTGACATACGGCGCCCGCTTTCTCCAAGGGTTTTACTTTGCCGAACCGAGCCCGAATCTTATCGATATTTCCGGCCTGAGCATTCGATTTTCCCAGCTGCATGAATTATTCTTTTCTTATAAGAAATACCAGCTACTCAGGCGGATTAAAAAAGAACGGGAATTGGAAGATAGGCTCGAATCGGCCGGGATCCAAGTTTCTTCCGAACAGGAGTTTCTTAAGATTCGGATTCGCAACGCATATCTTCTAAAAGATTCGGTTTTTAGAATGTACGTAACCGATCAAGAGGGAAGACAACTCTCTCCGAATTATACGGAATTATCACAGGAAATCATGCAGGAAGACGAGAGTTATTTGGGAAGAAACTGGAGCTGGAGACCGTATTTTCTGGAACAATTCTATAAAAACGCTAAGAATCCGTCGGAAGGTTGGATCGCTAGTAACCCGTATTTCGATCTGGATAGTCGGATCCTATTGGTCACTTATTCCAGAAGATTATCGGAAGGCAACGTTCTCTTTGTAGACGTCAGAATGTGGGATTTTCCCTAA
- a CDS encoding DUF1577 domain-containing protein codes for MEKVDRKQRDRELISEPEKRLHIIGKFLLKTELLVRDTDNHDSVELVSVSKDAKKILVQGKAPEQFKLNSRVVLYKLLARYLELECEVLEERPNNQYVLEVESVSIASRERKFPRIKPPDGTVWITNLRTSKTTIDANLFNVPTSVKVNFADYERTLKPKYDILKIDVFRSIGDKFDLVKKSGKILFIPNTQKPESYGTSDKNGYIDYEHELGDDEDVRRKIIEYANQKIKSELIVPIVYINHDEQAIPIGYVLAQNRTREIDMTDVMEIKTLTFEMVDRIRESNTILVKERFPVLDLSTGGLRVKINHPDLNDDLPRRIGFTFDIFFKMQAPLTAYGVVRSVARDADNNLYVGLSLEGNSARPGERKRYIDNVNRLLADAGVKVSPS; via the coding sequence ATGGAAAAGGTAGATCGGAAACAGAGAGATCGGGAACTCATATCTGAACCTGAAAAAAGACTCCATATCATCGGAAAATTCCTTCTGAAAACCGAACTCTTGGTTCGAGATACAGACAATCACGATTCAGTCGAACTTGTCTCGGTCAGCAAGGACGCAAAAAAAATTCTAGTGCAAGGAAAGGCTCCGGAACAATTCAAACTCAATTCTCGCGTCGTTTTGTACAAACTTTTGGCTCGCTACCTGGAATTGGAATGCGAAGTGCTGGAAGAACGCCCTAATAATCAGTACGTTCTGGAAGTCGAATCCGTTTCCATCGCAAGCCGTGAGCGCAAATTTCCTAGGATCAAACCTCCCGACGGTACCGTCTGGATTACGAATCTTCGCACCAGTAAAACCACAATTGATGCAAATTTGTTCAATGTTCCGACCTCGGTAAAAGTGAACTTTGCCGATTACGAGAGAACCCTAAAGCCAAAGTATGATATTCTTAAAATCGACGTATTTCGTTCCATAGGTGATAAATTCGACTTAGTCAAGAAAAGCGGTAAAATTCTGTTTATCCCGAACACGCAAAAACCGGAAAGTTACGGAACTTCCGATAAGAACGGTTACATCGATTATGAACATGAATTGGGTGACGACGAGGATGTTCGAAGAAAAATCATCGAATATGCGAATCAAAAGATCAAATCGGAACTAATTGTTCCGATCGTTTATATCAATCATGACGAACAGGCGATTCCGATCGGATACGTACTCGCTCAGAATCGTACGCGTGAAATCGATATGACCGACGTAATGGAGATCAAGACCCTTACGTTCGAAATGGTGGATAGGATACGGGAATCCAACACGATTTTGGTCAAAGAAAGATTTCCGGTCTTGGATTTATCGACAGGCGGCTTGCGGGTAAAAATCAATCACCCCGACTTGAACGACGATTTACCTAGACGAATCGGATTTACGTTCGATATCTTTTTTAAAATGCAAGCTCCTTTGACGGCGTATGGGGTCGTTCGGTCCGTAGCGAGAGACGCCGATAATAATTTGTATGTCGGATTATCGCTGGAAGGAAACTCCGCTCGACCGGGAGAGAGAAAAAGATATATAGATAACGTCAACCGGCTCTTAGCCGATGCGGGTGTAAAAGTTTCCCCGTCTTAG
- the guaB gene encoding IMP dehydrogenase, producing MSNQSYRNSQFLDGLSGEELFSMQIGLTYRDFLVLPGFIDFHPSEVELETRLTRKIRLKRPFVSSPMDTVTESAMAIAQALMGGIGIIHYNNTIDQQVAEVTKVKRFENGFITDPVVLGPKNIIEDLDRIKERQGFTGIPITEDGTRTSKLIGIVTNRDIDFERDRTISLDKVMTTDVITGKSGITLKEANDIIKREKIGKLPITDKDGRLVSLVSRSDLKKNKDFPDSSKDESKRLRCGAAVSTLHESRERVAALYEAGVDVIFIDSAQGNSIYQIEMLQFIKKNFQNLEVVAGNVVTRAQAENLIQAGADGLRIGMGPGSICITQDTMAVGRAQATAVYQTANHAAKHDVPVIADGGITNIGDIANALAIGASACMMGFMFAGTNEAPGEYFYENGIRLKKYRGMASIEAMKAGGDKRYFNEGQKVKVAQGVSGSVVDRGSILNFIPYLSQGIRLSFQDMGYKSIQELHKALREGKLRFERRSESAQAQGSVHSLYSYSAPSLRAE from the coding sequence ATGTCAAACCAATCTTACCGCAACTCCCAATTTTTAGACGGCCTCTCCGGCGAAGAACTTTTCAGCATGCAAATCGGGCTGACCTATCGGGACTTTTTAGTTCTACCGGGTTTTATCGATTTTCATCCATCCGAAGTTGAGCTTGAAACTCGGCTCACCAGAAAAATTCGATTAAAAAGACCTTTTGTAAGTTCTCCGATGGATACGGTAACCGAATCGGCAATGGCAATCGCCCAAGCGTTGATGGGGGGAATCGGAATCATTCATTATAATAATACGATCGACCAGCAAGTGGCCGAAGTAACGAAAGTCAAGCGTTTTGAAAACGGATTCATCACCGACCCGGTTGTGCTCGGCCCGAAAAATATCATAGAAGATTTGGATCGGATTAAGGAGCGCCAAGGATTTACGGGAATTCCGATCACGGAAGACGGGACAAGAACTTCTAAATTAATCGGAATCGTCACCAACAGAGATATCGACTTTGAAAGAGATAGAACCATCTCCCTGGATAAAGTGATGACCACGGACGTCATTACCGGGAAGTCGGGGATTACGTTGAAGGAAGCAAACGATATCATTAAAAGAGAAAAGATCGGAAAATTGCCGATCACGGACAAGGACGGAAGATTAGTGTCCTTGGTGAGTCGTTCGGACCTGAAAAAAAATAAGGATTTTCCGGATTCTTCCAAGGATGAAAGCAAGCGGCTACGTTGCGGTGCTGCCGTTTCTACCTTACACGAATCCAGGGAGAGAGTCGCGGCATTGTACGAAGCAGGCGTCGACGTGATATTTATAGACTCTGCTCAGGGGAATTCGATCTACCAAATCGAAATGCTGCAATTCATCAAAAAGAATTTTCAGAATTTGGAAGTCGTGGCGGGGAACGTAGTCACTAGAGCTCAGGCCGAAAATTTGATTCAGGCAGGTGCGGACGGTCTCCGTATCGGAATGGGTCCCGGATCGATTTGCATCACTCAGGATACTATGGCAGTCGGGCGGGCACAAGCGACTGCAGTTTATCAAACTGCAAATCATGCCGCGAAGCACGATGTTCCGGTTATCGCCGACGGCGGAATCACGAATATAGGCGATATTGCAAATGCCCTCGCCATCGGAGCTTCCGCTTGTATGATGGGGTTCATGTTCGCCGGAACAAACGAGGCTCCCGGCGAGTATTTCTATGAGAACGGAATCCGTCTCAAGAAGTATAGGGGAATGGCCAGTATTGAAGCGATGAAAGCCGGCGGGGATAAGCGGTATTTTAACGAGGGGCAAAAAGTCAAGGTAGCTCAAGGAGTCAGCGGGTCCGTCGTAGACCGGGGATCGATTCTAAACTTCATTCCTTATTTGAGCCAAGGAATTCGCCTTTCTTTCCAAGACATGGGTTATAAAAGTATTCAAGAGCTGCACAAGGCTCTACGCGAAGGAAAGCTGAGATTCGAAAGAAGAAGCGAATCCGCTCAGGCCCAAGGCTCCGTCCACAGCCTGTATTCGTACAGTGCACCGAGTCTGAGGGCCGAATAA
- a CDS encoding outer membrane lipoprotein-sorting protein, with translation MLRFLPKSVFLSALVVLSGSLSHAQSTAEKTRVAQELVARLDQALLKADGLVKANLILIKRSGDTWNWDMSVFRKGEDSLSLFESKGRGLEYKILFKEDGELIYAFNALSRKIFRKTDEEKYENHLNTGFSFVDLSGTSYQANYNPIVQSDLEVGGKKMKRVSMRPIVPYFYSKLVLLLEPDTLRPTRLDFHDKDGVLYKTLNIKYGPVKVKSKQKVTRDEIASRLEMLDLNSGSITVLEYTEVDRDVKPDPSLFELENLNRL, from the coding sequence TTGCTGAGATTCCTTCCTAAATCCGTTTTTCTTTCGGCCTTGGTTGTACTGTCGGGATCGCTGAGTCACGCCCAAAGCACTGCGGAAAAAACGCGGGTGGCTCAGGAGCTCGTGGCTCGTTTAGACCAGGCCCTGCTAAAGGCGGACGGATTAGTTAAGGCCAATCTCATTTTGATCAAACGCTCCGGAGATACATGGAATTGGGATATGAGCGTTTTTAGAAAGGGGGAAGATTCCCTCTCCCTTTTTGAAAGTAAAGGACGCGGGTTGGAATATAAGATTTTGTTTAAGGAAGACGGGGAATTAATTTATGCGTTTAACGCTCTTTCACGGAAAATATTCCGAAAAACGGACGAAGAAAAATACGAAAATCACCTGAACACCGGTTTCAGTTTCGTGGATTTATCCGGAACATCGTACCAGGCGAATTATAATCCCATCGTGCAAAGCGATCTCGAAGTCGGAGGCAAAAAAATGAAACGAGTTTCGATGCGTCCGATCGTTCCGTACTTTTATTCCAAATTAGTTCTACTTCTGGAGCCGGATACTTTAAGGCCGACTCGATTGGATTTTCACGATAAGGACGGAGTTTTATACAAGACTTTAAACATCAAGTACGGTCCGGTTAAGGTTAAGTCTAAACAAAAAGTCACCCGGGACGAGATTGCGAGCCGACTCGAAATGCTCGATTTGAATTCCGGTTCGATCACCGTACTTGAATACACGGAGGTGGATCGGGACGTTAAGCCGGATCCGTCTCTTTTTGAATTGGAAAACTTAAATCGACTCTAA
- a CDS encoding 16S rRNA (uracil(1498)-N(3))-methyltransferase, whose amino-acid sequence MSDSESVFFRPNFRPDSNLRLDPEEISHLKALRIFNDKKIVIVKDGKGASYLFEVPPSAKTGTILETEFKENTSPPAVIATAIPKGNRLEWLIQKGTELGITEFIFLTFAHSDRKDLNAERLLRVAGEACAQAKREFLPEILGPMSLLRYLESLKNPSEEVLLLDPEGLGKLDTNSIRSRTVLIGPEGGFREEEKELFRKYGVPGYKAGNSILRIETACLYAASLFRASL is encoded by the coding sequence ATGTCCGATTCGGAATCCGTTTTTTTTCGCCCGAACTTTCGTCCCGATTCAAATTTGCGACTGGATCCCGAGGAAATCTCGCATCTCAAGGCTCTTCGTATTTTTAACGATAAGAAAATCGTAATCGTTAAGGACGGAAAAGGAGCCAGTTATCTCTTCGAAGTTCCGCCTTCCGCCAAGACAGGAACGATTCTCGAAACCGAATTTAAGGAAAATACCTCTCCTCCGGCCGTAATTGCAACCGCCATTCCGAAAGGAAATAGGCTAGAGTGGTTGATCCAAAAGGGGACGGAACTAGGAATAACGGAGTTTATCTTTTTAACCTTTGCACACTCGGATCGAAAGGATTTGAATGCGGAAAGGTTACTCCGAGTCGCGGGCGAGGCTTGCGCTCAGGCCAAACGGGAATTTCTTCCGGAAATCCTTGGCCCGATGTCCCTCCTTCGTTATTTAGAATCCCTGAAAAATCCGAGCGAAGAAGTGCTCCTTCTCGATCCGGAAGGATTAGGAAAACTTGATACGAATTCCATTCGGAGCCGAACGGTTCTGATCGGTCCCGAAGGAGGTTTTCGTGAGGAAGAAAAAGAATTGTTTCGGAAATACGGAGTTCCCGGTTACAAGGCCGGAAATTCGATTTTAAGAATAGAGACCGCCTGTTTATATGCGGCGTCTCTATTCCGTGCTTCGTTATAG
- the thiS gene encoding sulfur carrier protein ThiS, with the protein MLVNGKQMSLSELSSPGLISLLESLKLKPEMVAVQRNGEILKKAAWSGVILQDGDRIEILKFVGGG; encoded by the coding sequence ATGTTGGTCAACGGTAAACAGATGTCTCTAAGTGAGCTCTCTTCCCCTGGTTTGATTTCTTTGCTCGAATCTTTAAAATTAAAACCTGAAATGGTCGCGGTTCAAAGAAACGGAGAAATCTTAAAAAAGGCGGCTTGGTCGGGAGTCATTCTTCAAGACGGAGATCGAATTGAAATTTTAAAATTCGTAGGCGGCGGATGA
- a CDS encoding thiamine phosphate synthase translates to MNPNRKNLSSTIRPRVELWKAPGLYPILDLEYCSKFQKNPFELVSLWAKYRDYIPFFQLRAKKETVEQITILYRSLRETFPDFPVILNDHWKLALDLGSFGLHIGKEDYENLDQEARNRIRASELFLGTSSHCLADLSNIETGAWDYTGFGPIFDTSSKEKIHPVLGIAELSEALRLSSVPVTPIGGIGSETLPRILSKGNFLVAMISGAAETEDVLKSLRLLQESGTV, encoded by the coding sequence ATGAATCCAAATCGGAAAAATCTTTCTAGCACGATTCGTCCCCGTGTCGAACTGTGGAAGGCGCCCGGATTGTATCCTATTCTGGATTTGGAATATTGCTCCAAATTCCAAAAAAATCCCTTCGAGTTAGTTTCCCTATGGGCGAAGTACCGGGACTATATTCCTTTTTTTCAATTAAGGGCCAAGAAAGAAACGGTCGAACAAATTACGATTTTATACCGAAGTCTGAGGGAAACATTTCCCGATTTTCCCGTGATTTTGAACGACCATTGGAAATTGGCTCTGGATCTAGGTTCCTTCGGGCTGCATATCGGCAAGGAAGATTACGAGAATTTGGATCAAGAGGCTAGAAACCGAATTCGAGCTAGCGAACTTTTTTTAGGAACTTCTTCTCATTGCTTAGCGGACCTGAGCAATATTGAGACGGGTGCCTGGGATTACACCGGTTTCGGTCCGATTTTCGATACCTCTTCCAAGGAAAAAATTCATCCGGTTCTAGGAATTGCCGAGCTTTCCGAGGCATTGAGACTGAGTTCCGTTCCAGTGACTCCTATCGGGGGGATCGGCTCCGAAACCTTGCCTAGGATCTTGTCGAAGGGAAACTTCCTTGTCGCAATGATCTCAGGCGCTGCAGAAACTGAAGATGTTCTAAAATCCTTACGCTTGCTCCAAGAATCCGGAACCGTATAG
- a CDS encoding WecB/TagA/CpsF family glycosyltransferase, which yields MKQPGEIRHLSAKDDRDYLLDYQSMDIDNLEKTEILGVPFENASLDESVAKIYHLMEEKDHYHHVLLLDPVKTMAIRKGKKLHRIAQKASLILAEGAGLQWAAKRLGGELKERIPTIALMMDLVRLCELRNYSIFLLGGKEDIIEKVYFNLSRHFPGVRIVGRHAGHMNTQRELLVKESIRKTSPNIIFLAMDFPEQEVWIENNTAFFGHAVVIGVAGAMDILSGKVRKAPNYFKLHGLTWFWRILVRPWRLIRLGRMIGFFAFVWIKSLFRKKK from the coding sequence ATGAAGCAACCAGGGGAAATCCGTCATCTCTCGGCGAAAGACGACCGAGATTACCTCCTCGATTATCAATCGATGGACATAGACAATCTGGAAAAGACGGAGATCTTAGGAGTTCCTTTCGAGAACGCCAGCCTAGACGAGTCGGTGGCTAAGATCTATCATCTGATGGAAGAGAAAGATCACTATCATCACGTTCTTCTCTTGGATCCGGTTAAGACCATGGCCATCCGAAAAGGAAAGAAGCTGCATCGAATCGCGCAAAAAGCCAGCCTAATTCTTGCGGAAGGCGCTGGATTGCAATGGGCGGCTAAGCGACTCGGCGGCGAGTTGAAGGAAAGAATTCCCACAATCGCGTTAATGATGGATCTAGTTCGACTTTGCGAATTGAGAAATTATTCCATCTTCCTTCTAGGAGGAAAAGAAGATATAATAGAAAAAGTATATTTTAATCTTTCCAGACATTTCCCCGGCGTGCGTATCGTAGGTCGTCACGCGGGACACATGAATACCCAAAGGGAATTACTCGTAAAGGAATCGATTCGTAAAACCAGTCCCAATATTATATTTCTTGCAATGGATTTTCCCGAGCAGGAAGTCTGGATCGAAAATAATACGGCCTTCTTCGGACATGCGGTCGTGATCGGCGTTGCGGGAGCCATGGATATTTTATCCGGAAAAGTGCGGAAGGCTCCGAACTATTTTAAATTGCACGGGCTGACTTGGTTTTGGAGAATACTTGTCCGTCCTTGGAGATTGATCCGACTCGGCCGAATGATCGGCTTTTTCGCTTTCGTCTGGATCAAATCGTTGTTTCGCAAGAAGAAATAG